One Drosophila subobscura isolate 14011-0131.10 chromosome U, UCBerk_Dsub_1.0, whole genome shotgun sequence DNA window includes the following coding sequences:
- the LOC117901692 gene encoding LOW QUALITY PROTEIN: elongation factor G, mitochondrial (The sequence of the model RefSeq protein was modified relative to this genomic sequence to represent the inferred CDS: inserted 1 base in 1 codon): MSLITRVLQGNLPLRINALQTLSRCGYSSHAKFSEHRPIEKIRNIGISAHIDSGKTTLTERILFYTGRIAEMHEVRGKDNVGATMDSMELERQRGITIQSAATYTMWKDTNVNIIDTPGHVDFTVEVERALRVLDGAVLVLCAVGGVQSQTLTVNRQMKRYNVPCLAFINKLDRLGSNPYRVLSQMRSKMNHNAAFIQLPIGVESHCKGLVDLVREQAIYFEGENGMDVRLDEIPQDMRVESQERRQELIEHLSNADETFGEFFLEEKPFTEADLRAALRRTTINRTFTPVLVGTALKNKGVQPLLDAVIDYLPNPGEVENLGFIEQEGKDPEKIVLNPARDGKDPFVGLAFKLEAGRFGQLTYLRCYQGVLRXGDNIFNARTNKKVRIARLVRLHSSQMEDVNEVYAGDIFALFGVDCASGDTFTTNPKNNLAMESIFVPEPVVSMAIKPSNTKDRDNFSKAIARFTKEDPTFHFFFDNDVKETLVSGMGELHLEIYAQRMEREYGCPVTLGKPKVAFRETLVGPCEFDYLHKKQSGGSGQYARIIGVMEPLPPNQNTLLEFVDETVGTNVPKQFVPGVEKGYREMAERGMLSGHRLSGIKFRLQDGGHHIVDSSELAFMLAAHGAIKEVFQNGNWQILEPIMMVEVTAPEEFQGAVMGQLSKRHGIITGTEGTEGWFTVYAEVPLNDMFGYAGELRSSTQGKGEFTMEYSRYSPCLPDVQEQIVRQYQETLGSSQPDKKKKKN; this comes from the exons ATGTCTTTGATAACTCGTGTACTGCAGGGAAATCTGCCGCTACGCATCAATGCACTGCAGACATTGAGTCGG TGCGGCTACAGCTCGCATGCCAAGTTCTCTGAGCACCGGCCCATCGAGAAGATCCGCAACATAGGAATCTCCGCGCACATTGACAGCGGCAAGACGACGCTGACGGAGCGAATCCTCTTCTACACCGGTCGCATCGCTGAGATGCACGAGGTGCGCGGCAAGGACAATGTTGGCGCCACCATGGACAgcatggagctggagcgacAGCGTGGCATCACCATCCAGTCGGCAGCAACCTACACCATGTGGAAGGACACGAATGTCAATATCATCGACACGCCCGGCCATGTGGACTTCACGGTGGAGGTGGAGCGTGCACTGCGTGTGCTTGATGGCGCTGTCCTCGTGCTGTGTGCCGTGGGTGGAGTTCAGAGCCAGACGCTGACCGTCAACAGGCAAATGAAGCGCTACAATGTTCCTTGCTTGGCATTCATCAATAAGCTGGATCGCCTGGGATCCAATCCCTATCGCGTGCTCTCCCAAATGCGGTCCAAAATGAACCACAATGCTGCCTTTATCCAACTGCCCATTGGTGTGGAGAGCCACTGCAAGGGTCTAGTGGATTTGGTACGAGAGCAGGCCATCTACTTTGAGGGAGAAAACGGAATGGACGTGAGGCTGGACGAGATTCCGCAGGATATGCGTGTGGAGAGCCAGGAGCGGCGACAGGAGCTCATTGAGCATCTGTCCAATGCGGACGAGACCTTTGGGGAGTTCTTCCTCGAGGAGAAACCCTTCACGGAGGCAGATCTCAGGGCTGCCTTGAGGAGGACCACCATAAATCGAACATTCACCCCCGTTCTGGTGGGAACAGCACTGAAAAACAAAGGCGTTCAACCTCTGCTGGATGCTGTCATCGATTACCTGCCCAATCCTGGAGAAGTGGAGAATCTGGGCTTCATCGAGCAGGAGGGCAAGGATCCCGAGAAGATTGTCCTCAATCCAGCACGCGATGGCAAGGATCCATTTGTGGGTCTGGCCTTCAAGCTGGAGGCTGGACGCTTCGGTCAGTTGACGTACCTCCGCTGCTACCAGGGCGTACTCC AAGGGGATAACATCTTCAATGCCCGCACGAATAAGAAGGTGAGGATCGCCCGCCTGGTGCGTCTGCACTCCAGCCAAATGGAGGATGTCAACGAGGTCTACGCTGGGGATATTTTTGCACTGTTTGGAGTGGACTGCGCCTCCGGTGATACCTTCACCACTAACCCTAAGAACAACCTGGCCATGGAGTCGATCTTtgtgccagagccagtggTATCCATGGCCATCAAGCCAAGCAACACAAAGGATCGGGATAACTTCTCGAAAGCCATTGCCAGATTCACCAAAGAGGATCCCACCTTCCACTTCTTCTTCGATAATGATGTCAAGGAAACGCTTGTATCGGGAATGGGAGAACTGCACCTGGAGATCTATGCCCAGCGCATGGAGCGAGAGTATGGCTGCCCCGTGACGCTTGGCAAGCCTAAGGTGGCCTTCCGCGAAACCCTCGTGGGACCCTGCGAATTCGATTACCTGCACAAGAAGCAATCTGGAGGATCGGGTCAGTATGCCCGCATCATTGGCGTGATGGAGCCACTGCCGCCAAATCAGAACACGCTGCTGGAGTTTGTGGACGAGACGGTGGGCACCAATGTGCCCAAACAGTTTGTGCCTGGCGTGGAGAAGGGCTACCGTGAGATGGCCGAGCGAGGCATGCTCTCCGGACACAGGTTGTCGGGCATTAAATTCCGCCTGCAGGACGGTGGCCATCACATTGTGGACTCCAGTGAGCTGGCGTTCATGCTGGCCGCCCACGGAGCCATCAAGGAGGTCTTCCAAAATGGCAATTGGCAAATTCTCGAGCCCATTATGATGGTGGAGGTGACAGCACCCGAGGAATTCCAGGGCGCCGTCATGGGGCAGCTGAGCAAGCGTCATGGCATCATCACGGGCACCGAGGGAACGGAAGGTTGGTTCACTGTCTACGCAGAGGTGCCTCTGAATGATATGTTTGGCTATGCGGGCGAATTGAG ATCCAGTACCCAAGGCAAAGGAGAGTTCACCATGGAGTACTCCCGATACTCCCCGTGCCTGCCCGATGTGCAGGAACAGATTGTGCGACAATATCAAGAGACGCTAGGATCTTCCCAACctgacaaaaagaaaaagaagaactaA
- the LOC117901689 gene encoding CD109 antigen, with protein sequence MMWHLQAVLLTAAAVVLVAGQSDTYYNQQPQQPQLPSNQQPQLPNNQPQWGGNTGDYNSPGYPGSPGLTPNQYGNNVNPPLTNPPYRSDAGGSYNDLTNQNDYSKRLGGGSGYLDSEEPSLTRGKSSYNVKATFLESLHSREPTYFIVASRMVRPGLIYQVSVSILQAQYPITVHASISCDGVQISGDSKDVKEGVPETLLMRIPPTSVTGNYRLRVEGFYQNVFGGLAFLNDTRLDFSQRSMTIFVQTDKPLYMQGETIRFRTIPITTELKGFDNPVDVYMLDPNRHILKRWLSRQSNLGSVSLEYKLSDQPTFGEWTIRVIAQGQQEESHFTVEEYYQTRFEVNVTMPAYFFTTDPYIYGRVMANFTSGLPVRGNLTLKATIRPIGYFSNQVLNEKFRLGRSPLEQANRYNERWRYNNVNQNPQVQYNVPQISQDGADLGQDILYRNQYVVERHYQFEEEWPFWVKKPEYQESYDSWTSTYRKVLPFLRYFNGTFDFKWPLRELELLVPNLSQMEILITATVGEKFYDEIISGYSVARVYNSSLRVAFLGESPQVFKPAMPFTTYLAVEYHDGSAIDPLLLRQGLMEVTGFVESRSGGRRDWPAQRLAMSQQSDGVWEVKVDIRNDLNLDDRPQSRDFLNGIQNMRLQAVFIDPRGDRVQTELLLVSHYSPRNQHIKITTSTEAPVVGEYIIFHIRTNFYLEEFNYLIMSKGVIIVNDRETITEGIKTIAVVLSAEMAPMATMVVWKITPQGQVVADSLTFPVNGISRNNFTVYINNRKARTGEKVEVAIFGEPGSYVGLSGIDSAFYTMQAGNELTYAKIITKMSNFDEQTNGTYKHIWYSHEGNPDELVYFPASSFGIDANRTFEYSGLIVFTDGYVPRRQDTCNRTLGYGECLSGRCYRLEKQCDGLFDCDDGTDEIGCHTRNDTELLNYRKYRFNRVLRHYENVWLWRDVNIGPHGRYIFNVEVPDRPAYWMVSAFSVSPSKGFGMLNKALEYVGVQPFFINVEMPETCRQGEQVGVRVTVFNYMTTPIEATVVLHGSPDYKFVHVEEDGIVRSYNPRISGGEHQFFIYLDAQGTTVVYVPVVPQRLGDVDVTLHVATLLGTDTITRRLHVESDGLPQYRHQSVLLDLSNRAYVLEYMHVNVTQTPEIPYQVDRYFVYGSNRARISVVGDVVGPIFPTMPVNASSLLYLPMESAEQNAFSFAANLYTIMYMRLINQRNKTLEKNAFYHMNIGYQRQLSFMRQDGSFSLFRSDWNNSDSSVWLTSYCLRIFQEASFYEWENFIWIDATIIEKNMRWLLQHQTPEGAFYEVTWMPDRKINRTNFASYTHLRNRNITLTSHVLITLATVKDLSGTLGSRVALATQRAVAWIERNMQFLQETPEPYDVAITAYALQLCNSPIAEHVFGILRKHARTIGEFMYWGNREIPQPPRKLENQKWFSLPRLPYEYDSLNIETTAYALLVYVARREFFVDPIVRWLNSQRLNDGGWDSTQDTSAALKALVEYTVRSRIREVSSLSVEIEASSTGGKTQTLHIDDTNLARLQSIEIPDAWGTIKVQAKGAGYAILQMHVQYNVDIEKFQTKPPVPAFGLHTKAIFHGRNQSHISYVACQNWINTEESERSGMAILDVAIPTGYWIQQQKLDSYVLSNRVRNLRRARYLDRKIIFYFDFLDQEDICVNFTIERWYPVANMSRYLPVRVYDYYAPERFNESIFDALPTYLLNICEVCGSSQCPYCSIYNMGWRASMSVSLLFFSVFIYLLRSRTHLVLNMMHLLT encoded by the exons ATGATGTGGCACCTGCAAGCTGTTCtgctgacagcagcagcagtcgtcctGGTAGCGGGTCAAAGCGACACCTACTacaaccagcagccacagcagccacaactgCCCAGCAATCAGCAGCCGCAACTGCCCAACAATCAGCCACAGTGGGGTGGCAACACAGGGGACTACAATAGTCCAGGATACCCAGGCTCCCCAGGACTAACACCCAATCAGTATGGCAACAATGTGAATCCCCCTTTGACGAATCCTCCCTATCGAAGCGATGCAGGAGGCAGCTACAATGATCTGACAAACCAAAATGATTACAGCAAGCGACTGGGTGGTGGCTCCGGCTATCTTGACAGCGAGGAGCCCAGCCTGACGCGTGGCAAATCCTCGTACAATGTGAAAGCCACCTTCCTGGAGTCGCTGCACTCGCGAGAGCCCACCTACTTTATAGTGGCCTCGCGCATGGTGCGCCCTGGCCTGATCTACCAAGTGTCAGTGTCGATATTGCAGGCCCAATATCCCATCACAGTGCATGCGAGTATCTCCTGTGATGGCGTACAGATCAGTGGAGATTCCAAGGATGTGAAGGAGGGCGTGCCCGAAACACTGCTCATGCGGATACCCCCAACCAGTGTGACGGGAAACTATCGACTGCGAGTGGAGGGCTTCTATCAGAATGTGTTCGGTGGCTTGGCATTCCTCAATGACACACGCTTGGACTTCTCCCAGCGCTCGATGACGATCTTTGTGCAGACGGACAAGCCACTGTATATGCAGGGAGAGACAATACGCTTCAGGACTATTCCGATTACAACCGAACTGAAGGGCTTCGATAATCCTGTGGATGTGTATATGCTGGATCCGAATAGGCACATACTAAAGCGTTGGCTATCGCG CCAATCGAATCTGGGTTCTGTTTCGCTGGAGTACAAGCTGTCGGATCAGCCCACATTTGGAGAGTGGACCATTAGGGTGATCGCACAgggccagcaggaggagagtcATTTTACTGTCGAGGAGTACTATCAAACCCGCTTTGAGGTGAATGTGACGATGCCCGCGTATTTCTTTACCACCGATCCCTACATTTATGGCCGTGTGATGGCAAATTTCACCAGTGGCCTGCCCGTGCGTGGCAATCTCACGCTTAAGGCCACCATACGACCAATTGGCTACTTTAGCAATCAAGTCTTGAACGAAAAGTTCCGCCTGGGCCGCAGTCCCTTGGAGCAGGCGAATCGCTATAATGAACGCTGGCGCTACAACAATGTCAATCAGAATCCACAGGTGCAGTACAATGTGCCACAGATATCGCAGGATGGCGCAGATCTCGGACAGGACATACTCTACCGAAATCAATATGTGGTCGAGCGACACTATCAGTTTGAAGAGGAATGGCCATTTTGGGTGAAGAAGCCCGAGTACCAAGAGTCGTACGACTCCTGGACGAGCACTTATCGTAAAGTGTTGCCTTTTCTGCGTTATTTTAATGGCACCTTTGACTTCAAATGGCCGCTGCgtgagctggagctgcttgTGCCGAATCTCTCACAAATGGAGATCCTAATAACCGCCACCGTGGGTGAGAAATTCTACGATGAGATCATCAGCGGCTACTCCGTGGCGCGTGTCTACAACTCGAGTCTGCGTGTGGCCTTCCTGGGCGAGTCGCCGCAAGTCTTTAAGCCTGCCATGCCCTTTACCACATATTTGGCTGTGGAATATCATGATGGTTCGGCCATTGATCCTTTGCTCCTGCGACAGGGCTTGATGGAGGTCACGGGCTTTGTGGAGAGTCGCAGCGGTGGACGCCGCGACTGGCCCGCCCAGCGGCTGGCCATGTCACAGCAAAGCGATGGCGTCTGGGAGGTCAAAGTGGACATACGCAACGATTTGAATCTGGATGATCGGCCACAGAGCAGGGACTTCCTCAATGGCATACAGAACATGCGCCTGCAGGCGGTGTTTATCGATCCTCGTGGCGATCGTGTGCAGACAGAGCTGCTGCTAGTGTCCCACTATTCACCGAGGAATCAGCACATAAAGATCACAACCAGCACAGAGGCCCCCGTGGTGGGCGAGTACATAATATTCCACATCAGGACCAACTTTTATCTGGAAGAGTTCAATTACTTGATCATGTCCAAGGGTGTGATCATTGTCAACGATCGCGAGACCATCACGGAGGGCATCAAGACCATTGCCGTGGTGCTGAGTGCCGAAATGGCGCCCATGGCCACGATGGTCGTGTGGAAGATCACACCGCAGGGACAGGTGGTGGCGGATTCGCTTACCTTCCCCGTCAATGGCATTTCCAGGAATAATTTCACCGTGTACATCAATAATCGCAAAGCCCGAACTGGAGAGAAGGTGGAGGTGGCCATATTTGGTGAGCCCGGCTCCTATGTGGGCCTCTCGGGCATTGACAGCGCCTTCTACACCATGCAGGCGGGCAATGAGCTGACCTACGCCAAGATTATCACCAAAATGTCCAACTTTGAtgagcaaacaaatggcacatacaaacacatttGGTACTCGCATGAGGGCAATCCCGATGAGCTGGTTTACTTCCCTGCGTCGTCCTTCGGCATAGATGCCAATCGCACGTTCGAGTACAGTGGATTGATTGTCTTCACGGATGGCTATGTGCCGCGACGCCAGGACACTTGCAATCGTACCCTGGGCTATGGCGAGTGCCTGAGTGGACGCTGCTACCGGCTGGAGAAGCAATGCGACGGGCTGTTTGACTGTGACGATGGCACAGACGAGATTGGCTGCCACACCAGGAATGACACGGAGTTGCTCAACTATCGCAAATATCGTTTCAATCGCGTGCTGCGCCACTACGAgaatgtgtggctgtggcgggaTGTCAACATTGGGCCACATGGTCGCTACATCTTCAATGTGGAAGTGCCCGATCGTCCGGCCTACTGGATGGTGAGTGCGTTCAGTGTGAGCCCCTCCAAGGGCTTCGGGATGCTCAACAAGGCCCTCGAGTATGTGGGCGTGCAGCCGTTCTTCATCAATGTGGAAATGCCAGAGACCTGCAGGCAGGGCGAGCAAGTGGGCGTGCGCGTGACCGTTTTCAACTATATGACCACGCCCATTGAGGCTACGGTGGTGCTGCACGGCAGTCCGGACTATAAGTTCGTGCACGTCGAAGAGGATGGCATTGTGCGGTCGTATAACCCACGCATAAGCGGCGGCGAGCATCAATTCTTCATTTACTTGGATGCCCAAGGCACGACAGTGGTGTATGTGCCAGTGGTGCCACAGCGACTGGGAGATGTGGATGTCACACTGCATGTGGCCACCCTGCTGGGCACGGACACCATCACGAGGCGGCTGCATGTCGAGTCCGATGGCCTGCCACAGTATCGCCATCAGTCGGTGCTGCTGGATCTCTCGAATCGTGCCTATGTGCTGGAGTATATGCATGTGAACGTGACACAGACACCAGAGATACCCTACCAGGTGGATCGTTACTTTGTCTACGGTTCGAATCGCGCTCGAATCTCTGTGGTGGGTGATGTGGTGGGTCCCATCTTTCCCACAATGCCCGTGAATGCCAGCTCCTTGCTGTACCTGCCCATGGAGTCGGCCGAACAGAATGCTTTCAGCTTTGCCGCCAATCTGTACACGATTATGTACATGCGACTGATCAATCAGAGGAACAAAACGCTGGAGAAGAATGCCTTCTATCACATGAACATTGGCTATCAGCGGCAGTTGAGTTTCATGCGGCAGGATGGCAGCTTTTCGCTCTTCCGTTCGGACTGGAACAACTCGGACTCGTCGGTGTGGCTGACCAGCTATTGCCTGCGCATCTTCCAGGAGGCCAGCTTCTACGAGTGGGAGAACTTTATCTGGATCGATGCCACGATCATTGAGAAGAATatgcgctggctgctgcagcatcagaCGCCAGAGGGTGCCTTCTATGAGGTTACCTGGATGCCGGATCGTAAAATCAATCGCACGAATTTCGCCAGCTATACGCATTTGAGGAATCGTAATATTACGCTGACATCGCATGTTCTCATCACCTTGGCCACTGTCAAAGATCTGTCCGGGACTCTGGGCTCACGTGTGGCCTTGGCCACGCAGCGTGCTGTGGCCTGGATTGAGCGAAACATGCAATTCCTGCAGGAGACACCCGAACCGTATGATGTGGCCATCACAGCGTATGCTCTGCAGTTGTGTAATTCACCCATTGCCGAGCATGTCTTTGGCATATTGCGCAAGCATGCCAGAACCATAGGAGAATTTATGTATTGGGGAAATCGAGAGATACCCCAGCCGCCGCGCAAGCTGGAAAATCAAAAATGGTTCTCACTGCCACGACTGCCATACGAATATGATTCATTGAATATCGAAACGACTGCTTATGCTCTGTTGGTGTATGTGGCACGTCGCGAGTTCTTTGTGGATCCCATTGTGCGTTGGTTGAACTCGCAGCGATTGAATGATGGTGGCTGGGATTCGACACAAGATACAAGTGCTGCCCTAAAAGCGCTGGTGGAGTACACAGTGAGGTCCAGGATTCGCGAAGTCTCCTCGCTTAGTGTGGAAATAGAGGCCTCGTCGACGGGTGGCAAGACACAAACGCTGCACATTGATGACACCAATCTGGCGCGTCTACAGAGCATCGAG ATACCTGATGCCTGGGGCACCATTAAAGTACAAGCCAAGGGCGCTGGCTATGCCATCCTGCAGATGCATGTCCAATATAATGTGGATATAGAAAAGTTCCAGACCAAACCGCCAGTGCCTGCATTTGGGCTGCACACCAAGGCCATTTTCCATGGCAGGAATCAGTCGCATATTTCATATGTGGCATGCCAAAA CTGGATAAATACTGAAGAATCAGAGCGATCGGGCATGGCTATATTGGATGTGGCCATACCCACTGGCTATTGGatacagcaacagaaactcGACAGCTATGTACTGAGCAATCGTGTGAGGAATCTGAGACGTGCACGCTATCTAGATCGCAAGATTATCttctattttgatttt CTGGATCAGGAGGATATTTGTGTAAACTTCACCATAGAACGCTGGTATCCAGTGGCCAATATGTCGCGTTATTTGCCTGTTCGCGTTTACGACTACTATGCACCAG AACGCTTCAATGAATCAATTTTCGATGCTTTGCCCACCTATTTGCTGAATATATGCGAGGTATGCGGCAGCTCTCAATGCCCATACTGTTCTATCTACAACATGGGCTGGCGTGCCTCCATGTCTGTGTCGCTGCTGTTCTTCAGCGTCTTTATCTATCTGCTGAGAAGTCGCACGCATTTGGTACTGAACATGATGCATTTGCTCACATAG
- the LOC117901695 gene encoding TBP-related factor has protein sequence MQFIFKIEDKDLVPAAASHVINPHSSLQPQQPAVLVEPKDAQHEIKLQNIVATFSVNCELDLKTINSRTRNSEYSPKRFRGVIMRMHSPRCTALIFRTGKIICTGARNEMDADIGSRKFARILQKLGFPVKFMEYKLQNIVATVDLRFPIRLENLNQVHGQFSSYEPEMFPGLIYRMVKPRIVLLIFVNGKVVFTGAKSRKDIMDCLDAISPILLSFRKT, from the exons atgcaatttatttttaaaatcgAAGACAAGGACCTTGTGCCGGCGGCTGCCAGCCATGTGATCAACCCGCACAGTTCATTGCAGCCTCAGCAGCCCGCAGTTCTGGTGGAGCCGAAGGATGCACAACatgaaattaagttgca AAACATTGTGGCCACCTTCTCCGTGAACTGCGAACTGGACCTCAAGACCATCAATTCCCGGACCCGCAACTCGGAATACTCGCCCAAGCGTTTCCGCGGCGTTATCATGCGCATGCACTCACCCCGCTGCACGGCGCTCATCTTTCGGACAGGTAAAATAATATGCACGGGAGCCCGCAACGAGATGGACGCGGACATTGGTTCCCGCAAGTTTGCGCGCATTCTCCAGAAACTGGGCTTCCCGGTTAAGTTTATGGAGTACAAGCTGCAGAATATTGTGGCTACGGTGGACCTGCGCTTCCCCATACGCCTGGAGAACCTCAATCAAGTGCACGGCCAGTTTAGTTCCTACGAACCAGAAATGTTTCCCGGCCTCATATACCGCATGGTCAAGCCGCGAATTGTGTTGCTGATATTTGTCAATGGCAAGGTGGTATTTACGGGTGCCAAGTCACGGAAGGATATCATGGACTGTCTAGACGCCATTTCGCCTATCCTGTTAAGCTTTCGGAAGACGTAA